In Streptomyces sp. NBC_00483, a single window of DNA contains:
- a CDS encoding ABC transporter substrate-binding protein, whose translation MPRPRRGRRGRSTTAALTACSALVAGAALTGCGAGRDPGVFTVLNSSTDASYHGWDAATLKRCSTKLGLTIEQQSVPAAQVMQKSLRMASSKSLPDVIQFDASETPTFAEAGGLVDLRSLGLSTKDIPKGIVDFGSYKGTYYGAARTVNTLALFYNKDILKKAGLEVPTTWDEMRETSKKLTQGSQYGIALSAGGAEDGVFQFAPFMWSNGGDETNLAGPKVAAALDYWKGLIKDGSLSRSTVNWTQADVNDQFMAGNAAMMINGPWQVETLNTKKNLHWGIARIPVPSSGEKSVGPLGGAVLTVPKTGDTGRQKTAAKIIRCMSSEREQITYARNSWMVPANEKAAATWRKEVPELDALADQVATARSRTAKVGARWSSVSLALQSAFQSALTGQSSEAALKKAQTRATSGN comes from the coding sequence GTGCCGCGCCCCCGGCGCGGCCGCCGCGGCCGAAGCACCACCGCGGCACTCACCGCCTGTTCCGCACTCGTCGCAGGCGCGGCGCTCACCGGCTGCGGCGCGGGGCGCGACCCCGGTGTGTTCACCGTTCTCAACTCCTCGACCGACGCCTCGTACCACGGCTGGGACGCCGCCACGCTGAAGCGTTGCAGCACAAAGCTGGGCCTCACCATCGAGCAGCAGAGCGTGCCCGCAGCGCAGGTCATGCAGAAGTCGCTGCGCATGGCGTCGTCGAAGTCGCTCCCGGACGTCATCCAGTTCGACGCCTCCGAGACGCCGACGTTCGCGGAGGCGGGTGGCCTCGTCGACCTGCGTTCCCTCGGCCTGTCCACGAAGGACATCCCGAAGGGCATCGTCGACTTCGGCTCGTACAAGGGGACGTACTACGGGGCCGCGCGCACGGTGAACACCCTCGCCCTCTTCTACAACAAGGACATCCTGAAGAAGGCCGGGCTCGAAGTGCCCACTACCTGGGACGAGATGAGGGAGACCTCGAAGAAGCTCACCCAGGGCAGCCAGTACGGGATCGCGCTGAGCGCGGGCGGGGCTGAGGACGGAGTCTTCCAGTTCGCACCGTTCATGTGGTCCAACGGCGGCGACGAGACCAACCTCGCAGGGCCGAAGGTCGCGGCCGCCCTCGACTACTGGAAGGGCCTCATCAAGGACGGCTCGCTGTCCAGGTCGACCGTCAACTGGACGCAGGCCGACGTCAACGACCAGTTCATGGCCGGCAACGCCGCGATGATGATCAACGGCCCTTGGCAGGTGGAGACGCTGAACACCAAGAAGAACCTGCACTGGGGCATCGCCCGGATCCCGGTCCCCAGCAGCGGCGAGAAGTCCGTGGGACCGCTCGGCGGCGCCGTCCTCACCGTCCCGAAGACCGGGGACACGGGCCGCCAGAAGACCGCGGCGAAGATCATCCGCTGTATGTCGTCCGAGCGCGAGCAGATCACCTACGCCCGCAACAGCTGGATGGTCCCCGCCAACGAGAAGGCCGCCGCGACCTGGCGCAAGGAAGTGCCCGAACTCGACGCGCTCGCCGACCAGGTGGCCACCGCCCGCTCCCGCACCGCGAAGGTCGGGGCGCGCTGGTCGTCCGTGTCGCTCGCCCTGCAGAGCGCCTTCCAGTCGGCGCTGACCGGGCAGTCCAGCGAGGCCGCGCTGAAGAAGGCGCAGACCCGCGCCACGAGCGGGAACTGA
- a CDS encoding sulfite exporter TauE/SafE family protein — protein MTLDTTHLVLLAVAGLLGGIGITAIGPGGVLPTIGLFLFSGLTPSGVAGTAIVTHVATGLLGTAAYARSGQLRDPGTRRCAAALAGAALVGAPLGVLCNTLVAGRGFGILLACAVVVTGILVWVRDRRAPEGAERAHIPMGRTVLIGVVVAVVAGLFGLGGPMLSVPLLVVAGLPVLSSLAAAQAQSIVIASVGTVAYVLHGSVDWRLAALVGIPELVGVLIGWRIAHAIPARRLKYAMVAFLLLSAPFLALH, from the coding sequence ATGACCCTGGACACCACACACCTGGTCCTCCTCGCGGTGGCCGGGCTGCTCGGCGGCATCGGGATCACCGCCATCGGACCCGGCGGAGTGCTGCCCACCATCGGCCTGTTCCTGTTCTCCGGCCTCACGCCCTCGGGCGTGGCGGGCACCGCGATCGTCACCCACGTCGCCACGGGCCTGCTCGGCACGGCGGCGTACGCCCGGTCGGGACAGCTCCGCGACCCGGGAACCCGGCGCTGCGCCGCCGCACTCGCCGGAGCCGCACTCGTGGGGGCGCCGCTGGGCGTGCTGTGCAACACCCTGGTCGCGGGACGCGGCTTCGGGATCCTGCTGGCCTGCGCGGTCGTCGTCACCGGCATCCTGGTGTGGGTGCGGGACCGGCGCGCCCCGGAGGGTGCCGAGCGGGCGCACATCCCGATGGGCCGCACGGTCCTGATCGGCGTCGTCGTCGCGGTCGTCGCGGGCCTCTTCGGGCTCGGCGGCCCCATGCTGAGCGTGCCACTGCTCGTGGTGGCCGGGCTGCCGGTCCTGTCGTCGCTGGCCGCGGCCCAGGCCCAGTCGATCGTGATCGCGAGCGTGGGCACGGTGGCGTATGTGCTGCACGGATCCGTCGACTGGCGGCTCGCGGCCCTGGTGGGCATCCCGGAACTGGTCGGCGTGCTCATCGGCTGGCGCATCGCACACGCCATCCCGGCCCGACGCCTGAAGTACGCGATGGTGGCCTTCCTCCTGCTGTCGGCGCCGTTCCTGGCCCTGCACTGA
- the yicI gene encoding alpha-xylosidase, which translates to MKFTDGFWLMRDGVEASYATEVRDLRVDADRFTAFAADKRIQRRGDTLNSPLLTVDCFTPAEGVIGVRVTHHAGKRRPGPDFRLPGEDAGTGTVRRDGTRVELSSGPLSVHLDEAAPWQLSFRDADGREVTSSGGKGTAFFRTGDGAHHMAAQLSLGVGEQVYGLGERFTPFVRNGQVVDMWQADGGTSSEQAYKNVPFSLHVSPAGAYGVFVAHPGRVSYEIGSESVGQMQFSVEDQSLEYYVVAGPTPKDVLRRYTALTGRPALPPAWSFGLWLTTSFTTQYDEETVTSFVDGMAERDIPLSVFHFDCFWMREYQWSDFEWDPAVFPDPEGMLARLKARGLRISVWINPYIAQKSALFEEAAAQGYLVKRPNGDIWQWDLWQAGMALVDFTNPEACAWFRSKLKVLLDQGVDCFKTDFGERIPTDVVWHDGSDPERMHNYYTHLYNQVVFDLLEKERGRGESVLFARSATAGGQQFPVHWGGDCWSSFGAMAESLRGGLSLSLSGFGFWSHDIGGFEGTPDAAVFKRWLAFGLLSSHSRLHGSSSYRVPWEFGDEAVDVAGKFTKLKHRLMPYLYGAAVEAHTTGVPLMRPMLLDFPDDPTARALDRQYMLGPDLLVAPVFSADGDVEFYVPEGTWTHLLTGERVEGPAWRREQHGFDSLPLYVRPGAVLPMGADASRPDGDWLTGLTLLVTPDTEDVTVTVPDQHGGVAATYRVVRDGTTREAAVVEGHGVDEVTVKRL; encoded by the coding sequence ATGAAGTTCACCGACGGCTTCTGGCTGATGCGCGACGGGGTCGAGGCCTCGTACGCCACCGAGGTCCGCGACCTGCGCGTCGACGCCGACCGCTTCACCGCGTTCGCCGCGGACAAGCGGATCCAGCGGCGCGGCGACACCCTCAACTCCCCCTTGCTGACGGTCGATTGCTTCACCCCGGCCGAGGGCGTCATCGGGGTCCGCGTCACCCACCACGCGGGAAAGCGGCGCCCGGGGCCGGACTTCCGGCTGCCCGGCGAGGACGCCGGCACGGGTACGGTGCGCCGCGACGGCACGAGGGTCGAGCTGTCCAGCGGGCCGCTGTCCGTGCACCTCGACGAGGCGGCGCCCTGGCAGTTGTCCTTCCGTGACGCCGACGGCCGCGAGGTCACCTCCTCGGGCGGCAAGGGCACCGCCTTCTTCCGGACGGGCGACGGGGCGCACCACATGGCCGCGCAGCTGTCACTCGGCGTCGGGGAGCAGGTCTACGGCCTCGGCGAGCGCTTCACCCCGTTCGTCAGGAACGGCCAGGTCGTCGACATGTGGCAGGCCGACGGCGGCACGAGCAGCGAACAGGCGTACAAGAACGTCCCGTTCAGCCTGCACGTCTCCCCCGCGGGTGCCTACGGCGTGTTCGTCGCGCACCCCGGAAGGGTCAGTTACGAGATCGGCTCGGAGTCGGTCGGCCAGATGCAGTTCAGCGTCGAGGACCAGTCGCTCGAGTACTACGTCGTCGCAGGGCCCACCCCGAAGGACGTGCTGCGCCGCTACACCGCGCTCACCGGCCGCCCGGCGCTGCCGCCCGCGTGGTCGTTCGGCCTGTGGCTGACGACGTCGTTCACGACGCAGTACGACGAGGAGACGGTGACGTCGTTCGTCGACGGAATGGCGGAGCGCGACATCCCGCTGAGCGTCTTCCACTTCGACTGCTTCTGGATGCGCGAGTACCAGTGGTCGGACTTCGAGTGGGACCCCGCGGTCTTCCCCGATCCGGAGGGCATGCTGGCCCGCCTCAAGGCGCGCGGCCTGCGCATCTCCGTGTGGATCAACCCGTACATCGCGCAGAAGTCCGCCCTGTTCGAAGAGGCCGCGGCCCAGGGCTATTTGGTGAAGCGGCCGAACGGCGACATCTGGCAGTGGGACCTGTGGCAGGCGGGGATGGCGCTCGTCGACTTCACCAACCCGGAGGCCTGCGCCTGGTTCCGCTCCAAGCTCAAGGTGCTGCTCGACCAAGGTGTCGACTGCTTCAAGACGGACTTCGGCGAGCGCATCCCCACGGATGTCGTCTGGCACGACGGCTCCGACCCGGAGCGCATGCACAACTACTACACGCACCTGTACAACCAGGTCGTCTTCGATCTCCTGGAGAAGGAGCGCGGCCGCGGCGAGTCCGTCCTCTTCGCCCGTTCGGCGACGGCGGGCGGGCAGCAGTTCCCGGTGCACTGGGGCGGCGACTGCTGGTCCTCGTTCGGCGCGATGGCGGAGTCGCTGCGCGGCGGCCTGTCCCTCTCCCTGTCCGGCTTCGGCTTCTGGTCCCACGACATCGGCGGCTTCGAGGGCACCCCCGACGCGGCGGTCTTCAAGCGCTGGCTGGCCTTCGGTCTCCTCTCCTCCCACAGCCGCCTGCACGGCTCGTCCTCGTACCGGGTACCGTGGGAGTTCGGCGACGAAGCGGTCGACGTGGCAGGCAAGTTCACGAAGCTCAAGCACCGCCTGATGCCCTACCTGTACGGCGCGGCGGTCGAGGCGCACACGACGGGCGTGCCGCTGATGCGCCCGATGCTGCTCGACTTCCCCGACGACCCGACGGCGCGCGCCCTGGACCGCCAGTACATGCTCGGCCCCGACCTCCTGGTGGCGCCGGTGTTCTCCGCGGACGGCGACGTCGAGTTCTACGTCCCCGAGGGCACGTGGACCCATCTCCTCACCGGCGAGCGGGTCGAGGGCCCGGCCTGGCGGCGCGAGCAGCACGGCTTCGACAGCCTGCCGCTGTACGTGCGTCCCGGCGCGGTCCTGCCGATGGGCGCGGACGCGTCACGCCCGGACGGCGACTGGCTCACCGGGCTCACGCTGCTCGTCACCCCGGACACGGAGGACGTGACGGTGACGGTGCCCGATCAGCACGGCGGTGTGGCGGCGACGTATCGGGTGGTGCGGGACGGTACGACCAGAGAGGCGGCGGTCGTGGAGGGGCACGGGGTCGACGAGGTGACGGTGAAGCGGCTCTGA
- a CDS encoding dihydrofolate reductase family protein has product MKQQLLKVQNFNVSADGFGAGQGQSLERPFGHADPGNMFAWAGATASWPNRTEPGGSRGIDDYLTRDFHHNIGAEIMGRGKFGPQHGPWQDDEWRGWWGEEPPFHTPVFVMTHHTRPSITLSDTTFHFVDADPGTVLKQARVAAQGKDIRLGGGATTVREFLEADLVDTLHVAVADGIKLGSGSKLWDSPDDLLDRFHLDVVPSPTGAVRHHLFWRK; this is encoded by the coding sequence GTGAAACAGCAACTGCTGAAGGTCCAGAATTTCAACGTGTCCGCGGACGGTTTCGGCGCCGGTCAGGGTCAGAGCCTTGAGCGGCCGTTCGGACACGCCGACCCGGGGAACATGTTCGCCTGGGCCGGGGCCACGGCGAGCTGGCCCAATCGCACGGAACCGGGGGGCTCCCGCGGCATCGACGACTATCTGACGCGGGACTTCCACCACAACATCGGCGCCGAGATCATGGGCCGGGGCAAGTTCGGGCCGCAGCACGGGCCCTGGCAGGACGACGAATGGCGCGGATGGTGGGGTGAGGAGCCGCCGTTCCACACTCCGGTGTTCGTGATGACCCACCACACGCGGCCGTCGATCACGCTCTCGGACACCACGTTCCACTTCGTCGACGCCGACCCTGGCACCGTCCTCAAGCAGGCCAGGGTGGCGGCGCAGGGCAAGGACATCCGGCTGGGCGGTGGGGCCACCACCGTCCGCGAGTTCCTCGAGGCCGACCTCGTCGACACCCTGCACGTGGCGGTCGCGGACGGCATCAAGCTCGGCTCCGGCTCCAAGCTCTGGGACTCCCCCGACGATCTGCTCGACCGCTTCCACCTCGATGTCGTACCGAGCCCGACGGGCGCGGTGCGACACCATCTGTTCTGGCGGAAGTGA
- a CDS encoding carbohydrate ABC transporter permease codes for MSTTTATAPSVQRTAVQKKTDPARARRRRRLSQWGFIAPAVVFMLLFFGYPLVRNVVMSFQDFSPSTFFDGKSPFNGTDNWSKVFHDDLFGKALWHTIVFTIGSLIGQFGIGLALAVFFTKRFPLNGFLRSLILLPWLVPMVVSGIVWRRILDQDTGVLNSFAETIGLGGATPWLTSPGMALFSVVMVNIWIGIPFNMVILYGGLQEIPKELYEASSLDGASAWRTFRSITLPLLKPVITVVLVLGFMSTVKILDLILALTDGGPADATQTLGTLTYQNSFVQLDFGAGAVVGNVLILISAVFAVFYLRANRSEGK; via the coding sequence ATGTCGACCACCACGGCCACCGCGCCCTCCGTTCAGCGCACGGCAGTTCAGAAGAAGACCGACCCGGCGCGCGCGAGGCGCCGCCGCAGGCTGAGCCAGTGGGGGTTCATCGCCCCAGCCGTCGTCTTTATGCTTCTGTTCTTCGGCTACCCGCTCGTCCGCAACGTCGTGATGAGCTTCCAGGACTTCTCGCCGTCCACGTTCTTCGACGGCAAGTCCCCCTTCAACGGCACCGACAACTGGAGCAAGGTCTTCCACGACGACCTCTTCGGCAAGGCGCTGTGGCACACCATCGTCTTCACGATCGGCTCGCTGATCGGCCAGTTCGGCATCGGCCTCGCGCTCGCCGTCTTCTTCACCAAGCGGTTCCCGCTGAACGGCTTCCTGCGCTCGCTGATCCTGCTGCCCTGGCTCGTTCCGATGGTCGTCTCCGGCATCGTGTGGCGCCGGATCCTCGACCAGGACACCGGCGTCCTCAACTCCTTCGCCGAGACCATCGGCCTGGGTGGCGCCACGCCGTGGCTGACCAGCCCCGGCATGGCCCTGTTCTCCGTGGTCATGGTGAACATCTGGATCGGCATCCCGTTCAACATGGTGATCCTCTACGGCGGGCTCCAGGAGATCCCCAAGGAGCTGTACGAAGCCTCTTCCCTGGACGGCGCGTCCGCCTGGCGCACCTTCCGCTCGATCACGCTGCCGCTGCTCAAGCCCGTCATCACGGTCGTGCTCGTCCTCGGCTTCATGTCGACGGTGAAGATCCTCGACCTGATCCTCGCCCTCACCGACGGCGGCCCCGCCGACGCCACCCAGACGCTCGGCACCCTCACGTACCAGAACTCCTTCGTCCAGCTCGACTTCGGCGCGGGCGCCGTCGTCGGCAACGTCCTCATCCTCATCTCCGCCGTCTTCGCGGTGTTCTACCTGCGGGCCAACCGCTCCGAGGGGAAGTGA
- a CDS encoding GntR family transcriptional regulator: protein MEDRDGSRADRARRVADVLRQRIVDGAYEGVLPDERALGLSLGATRNAVREALNMLRDEGVVTRRRGIGTLVTGHKAGHGLARLVGLAEELTAYGTVSNEVREARVVSHAPPAITQRLCLPERSEAVYIERLRSLDADPLSLDSTWLAPDIGRPLLDRHLAGRDLFALIEETSGTRLGSAEVTVHAVTADPDTARLLGVAEGAALFTIDRLTRLANGRPVDAESLRVRADRFALRAVLPRD, encoded by the coding sequence ATGGAAGACCGTGACGGATCGCGGGCCGACCGGGCACGCCGCGTCGCCGACGTGCTGCGCCAGCGCATCGTCGACGGCGCGTACGAGGGTGTGCTGCCGGACGAGCGCGCCCTCGGCCTGTCCCTCGGAGCCACCCGCAACGCCGTGCGCGAGGCGCTGAACATGTTGCGGGACGAGGGTGTCGTGACTCGGCGGCGTGGCATCGGCACCCTCGTGACCGGCCACAAGGCCGGCCACGGACTTGCCCGACTGGTCGGCCTCGCCGAGGAGTTGACCGCGTACGGCACGGTCAGCAACGAGGTGCGCGAGGCACGCGTCGTGTCGCACGCCCCGCCCGCGATCACGCAACGCCTCTGCCTCCCGGAGCGCTCCGAGGCGGTCTACATCGAGCGCCTGAGATCACTCGACGCGGATCCGCTCTCCCTGGACTCGACCTGGCTCGCCCCCGACATCGGCCGCCCGCTGCTCGACCGCCACCTGGCGGGCCGCGATCTGTTCGCGCTCATCGAGGAGACCAGCGGCACGCGGCTCGGCAGCGCCGAGGTGACCGTGCACGCCGTCACCGCGGACCCGGACACCGCGCGCCTCCTGGGGGTGGCGGAGGGCGCCGCGCTGTTCACCATCGACCGGCTGACCCGGCTCGCGAACGGCCGCCCGGTCGACGCCGAGTCACTGCGGGTGCGCGCGGACCGTTTCGCCCTGCGGGCCGTCCTGCCGAGGGACTGA
- a CDS encoding NADH:flavin oxidoreductase: protein MSTADSTRDTTGSTPDLLAPARLGPLTLRNRVIKAATFEGVTRDALVSDRLIEYHRRPAAGGVGMTTVAYCAVAPEGRTERDQIHMRPEAVPGLRRLTEAVHAEGAAISAQIGHAGPVADPVSNGLPALAPSRFLNLQSFRFARPATRDDIARVTRAHARAARTAVEAGFDAVEIHLGHNYFASSFLSPRLNKRKDEYGGTLANRARVARGVARAVRDEVGDEIAITAKLNMDDGVSGGIWLDESLRTAAWLEADGSVDALELTAGSSLLNPMYLFRGGAPVRQFAATFPQPQRFGIERVGKKFIRAYPYEEAFLLPSARQFRAALKLPLILLGGIADRETAEQAMTEGFEFVAMGRALLREPDLINRFAEDRAADRPTHSLCIHCNRCMPTIYTGTRCVLIEPEPFHARGH, encoded by the coding sequence ATGAGCACAGCAGACTCCACCCGCGACACCACCGGGTCCACGCCCGACCTGCTCGCCCCCGCGCGCCTCGGCCCCCTGACCCTCCGCAACCGCGTGATCAAGGCGGCCACCTTCGAGGGGGTCACTCGCGACGCGCTCGTCAGTGACCGACTCATCGAGTACCACCGGCGACCCGCTGCCGGCGGCGTCGGCATGACGACCGTCGCGTACTGTGCCGTCGCCCCCGAAGGACGTACCGAACGCGACCAGATCCACATGCGACCGGAGGCTGTTCCGGGCCTGCGCCGACTCACCGAGGCCGTGCACGCGGAGGGCGCCGCGATCTCGGCGCAGATCGGCCACGCGGGACCCGTCGCCGACCCCGTATCCAACGGGCTGCCCGCGCTCGCGCCCAGCCGCTTCCTGAACCTGCAGTCCTTCCGCTTCGCCCGCCCGGCCACCCGCGACGACATCGCACGCGTCACCCGCGCCCACGCCCGCGCGGCCCGCACCGCGGTCGAGGCCGGATTCGACGCGGTGGAGATCCACCTCGGCCACAACTACTTCGCGAGCTCCTTCCTCAGCCCGAGGCTCAACAAGCGCAAGGACGAGTACGGCGGCACCCTCGCGAACCGGGCCAGGGTCGCCCGGGGCGTGGCCCGCGCGGTCCGCGACGAGGTCGGCGACGAGATCGCGATCACCGCCAAGCTCAACATGGACGACGGCGTGTCCGGCGGCATCTGGCTCGACGAGAGCCTGCGCACCGCCGCCTGGCTGGAGGCCGACGGCAGCGTCGACGCCCTCGAACTCACCGCGGGCAGCTCCCTGCTGAACCCCATGTACCTGTTTCGCGGCGGCGCGCCCGTGCGCCAGTTCGCGGCGACGTTCCCCCAGCCCCAGCGCTTCGGCATCGAGCGCGTCGGAAAGAAGTTCATCCGCGCCTACCCCTACGAGGAGGCGTTCCTGCTCCCCTCGGCACGCCAGTTCCGGGCCGCGCTGAAACTGCCGTTGATCCTGCTCGGCGGCATCGCGGACCGCGAGACCGCCGAACAGGCCATGACCGAGGGCTTCGAGTTCGTGGCGATGGGCCGCGCGCTCCTGCGCGAACCCGACCTCATCAACCGCTTCGCCGAGGACCGCGCCGCGGACCGGCCCACGCACTCGCTGTGCATCCACTGCAACCGCTGCATGCCCACCATCTACACCGGTACGCGCTGTGTCCTGATCGAGCCGGAACCCTTCCACGCGCGCGGCCACTGA
- a CDS encoding SAM-dependent methyltransferase — protein sequence MPQDRPLIDSDSPHSARIWNYWLGGKDCYEVDRQVGDAIQQVNAEIVHVARAQRAFLARTVSHLVRDVGIDQFLDIGTGLPTIDNTHDVAQRHDPTARIVYVDHDPVVLRHAEALLTSTPQGATDYIEADLTDPADILRQAGDTLDFTRPIALMLLGVVAHVTDDRAYTIVEELKSALPSGSHLVLCDSTEAYHPESTRAMVEQWNSTSDNPRTNRTPEQIGRFFEGFELVEPGLTSVSQWRPDDVEGELPEPVSSFGGIGRKP from the coding sequence GTGCCCCAGGACCGTCCGCTGATCGACAGTGACTCCCCGCATTCGGCCCGCATCTGGAACTACTGGCTCGGCGGCAAGGACTGCTACGAGGTCGACCGCCAGGTAGGCGATGCCATTCAGCAGGTCAACGCGGAGATCGTGCACGTGGCCCGCGCGCAGCGCGCCTTCCTCGCCCGTACCGTCTCCCACCTCGTACGGGACGTGGGCATCGACCAGTTCCTCGACATCGGCACCGGGCTGCCCACCATCGACAACACCCACGACGTGGCACAGCGCCACGACCCCACGGCGCGCATCGTCTACGTCGACCACGACCCGGTCGTTCTGCGGCACGCTGAGGCCCTGCTGACCAGCACTCCGCAGGGAGCCACCGACTACATCGAGGCCGATCTGACCGACCCCGCCGACATCCTCCGGCAGGCCGGGGACACGCTGGACTTCACCCGTCCCATCGCCCTGATGCTGCTCGGGGTCGTCGCCCATGTCACCGACGACCGCGCCTACACGATCGTCGAGGAACTCAAGAGCGCGCTGCCCAGCGGCAGTCACCTGGTTCTGTGCGACAGCACCGAGGCGTACCACCCCGAATCCACCCGCGCGATGGTCGAACAGTGGAACAGCACCAGTGACAACCCGCGCACCAATCGCACCCCCGAGCAGATCGGTCGCTTCTTCGAGGGATTCGAGCTGGTCGAACCGGGTCTGACCTCGGTGTCCCAGTGGCGCCCCGATGACGTCGAGGGTGAACTCCCGGAGCCCGTCAGCAGCTTCGGCGGCATCGGACGCAAGCCCTGA